Proteins co-encoded in one Medicago truncatula cultivar Jemalong A17 chromosome 8, MtrunA17r5.0-ANR, whole genome shotgun sequence genomic window:
- the LOC25502525 gene encoding protein trichome birefringence-like 31, with protein MLSLKSSIDRRIQSIFPIILYSILIFAVTRLVLDSLKSKQSRVFQLYGMSSGGRNRLPVVVLPEDRIEEGCNIFEGKWVWDNVSYPLYEEESCPYLVKQTTCMKNGRPDSFYTNWRWQPHECNLPRFDPLKLLHMLRNKRMMFIGDSLQRGQFESMICLVQSVIPEGKKSLQRIPPMKIFRVEEFNATIEYYWAPFMVESISDHATNHTVHKRMVMLDSIAKHGKHWQGVDILVFESYVWWMHSPFINATHGSPDEVQEYNVTTAYKLALKTWANWLESNIQPLNQYVFFMSMSPTHLWSWEWKPGSDENCFNESYPIQGSSYWGTGSNLEIMKILHDSLQELKIDVTLLNITQLSEYRKDAHTSVYGERKGKLLTKEQRSNPKSFADCIHWCLPGVPDTWNEILYAYLFKNYQNFS; from the exons ATGTTGTCTCTCAAGTCTTCGATTGATCGCCGGATCCAATCAATTTTCCCAATTATATTGTATTCAATTCTAATCTTTGCAGTTACAAGGTTAGTCCTAGATAGCTTGAAGAGCAAGCAAAGCCGTGTTTTTCAGCTCTATGGCATGTCATCTGGTGGAAGGAATCGATTACCAGTTGTCGTGTTGCCGGAGGATCGCATTGAGGAGGGTTGCAATATATTTGAAGGGAAATGGGTATGGGATAATGTGTCCTATCCTCTTTATGAAGAAGAGAGTTGCCCTTACTTGGTCAAGCAAACCACTTGCATGAAGAATGGGAGACCTGATTCTTTTTACACAAATTGGAGGTGGCAGCCTCATGAATGCAACCTCCCAAG GTTTGATCCTTTGAAGTTGTTGCACATGTTGAGGAACAAAAGAATGATGTTTATTGGAGACTCATTACAAAGAGGTCAATTTGAGTCTATGATCTGTTTGGTACAATCTGTAATTCCTGAAGGAAAGAAATCCCTCCAAAGAATTCCACCTATGAAGATATTTAGAGTTGAG GAGTTCAATGCAACGATTGAATACTACTGGGCTCCATTCATGGTTGAATCAATTTCAGATCATGCAACAAATCATACCGTACATAAACGGATGGTGATGCTTGACTCAATAGCTAAGCATGGCAAACATTGGCAAGGAGTGGACATTTTGGTGTTCGAGAGTTATGTTTGGTGGATGCACAGCCCTTTCATCAATGCTAC ACATGGATCACCAGATGAAGTCCAAGAATATAACGTCACGACAGCATATAAGTTGGCGTTAAAAACATGGGCAAATTGGTTAGAATCAAACATCCAACCACTTAATCAATATGTATTTTTCATGAGTATGTCTCCAACACATTTGTG GAGCTGGGAATGGAAGCCAGGAAGTGATGAAAACTGCTTCAATGAGTCATACCCAATACAAGGTTCGTCATATTGGGGCACAGGCTCGAATCTTGAGATTATGAAGATATTACATGATTCACTACAAGAACTGAAAATAGATGTCACCCTATTGAACATCACCCAATTATCAGAGTACAGAAAAGATGCTCACACGTCAGTTTACGGCGAGCGAAAGGGCAAGCTCCTGACTAAAGAACAGAGATCTAACCCAA